One window from the genome of Mucilaginibacter ginsenosidivorans encodes:
- a CDS encoding Glu/Leu/Phe/Val family dehydrogenase has translation MSAQNASESLFDQMHAFGHQKIVFCNDPDSGLKAIIAIHDTTLGPALGGTRMWAYKTEADALNDVLRLSKSMTYKAAVAGLNLGGGKAVIIGDARKDKSEALLRKFGRFIKNLNGEFITAEDVGTNPRDMEYIRMETQYVMGVPESIGGSGDPSPITALGVFMGIKAAVKELYGNDSIAGRSVMVQGIGHVGENLVRLLRDENAMVYVSDINEERTVQVAKKYGAQAISNNTIFDIEADIYSPCALGATINAQTINKLKYSIIAGSANNQLEDEYEQGRMLLEKGILFAPDYVINAGGVINCYSELMGFSKKRTLQLTENIYEATRNVLKLSKAEKISTIEAANKIAEKRIADIKKVKSTY, from the coding sequence ATGTCAGCCCAAAACGCCAGCGAATCACTGTTTGATCAGATGCATGCCTTCGGACATCAGAAAATTGTCTTTTGCAATGATCCTGATTCTGGCCTTAAAGCCATAATCGCTATTCACGATACTACGTTGGGCCCGGCTTTAGGCGGTACACGTATGTGGGCCTATAAAACAGAGGCCGATGCCCTTAACGATGTACTCCGGTTATCAAAAAGCATGACCTATAAAGCGGCTGTGGCCGGCCTTAACCTTGGCGGCGGTAAAGCTGTTATCATTGGCGATGCCCGCAAAGATAAGTCGGAGGCCCTGCTGCGTAAATTCGGGCGTTTCATCAAAAACCTGAACGGTGAGTTTATTACCGCTGAGGATGTTGGTACCAATCCGCGCGATATGGAATATATCCGCATGGAAACCCAATATGTAATGGGCGTGCCCGAATCGATAGGCGGTAGCGGCGATCCGTCACCAATTACTGCGCTTGGGGTATTCATGGGCATAAAAGCTGCGGTGAAAGAACTGTATGGCAATGATAGTATTGCGGGCAGGTCGGTGATGGTGCAGGGTATAGGCCATGTTGGCGAAAACCTTGTGCGGCTGCTGCGCGATGAGAACGCGATGGTGTATGTAAGCGATATTAACGAGGAGCGTACCGTACAGGTTGCAAAAAAATATGGAGCCCAGGCGATATCAAATAATACAATTTTTGACATCGAAGCCGATATTTATTCGCCGTGTGCATTAGGCGCAACTATAAATGCGCAAACAATTAACAAACTTAAATATTCTATCATTGCGGGGTCGGCTAATAACCAGCTGGAAGATGAATATGAGCAGGGCCGCATGCTGCTTGAGAAGGGGATTTTGTTCGCACCTGACTATGTTATAAACGCGGGCGGTGTTATCAATTGTTATTCGGAATTGATGGGGTTCAGCAAAAAACGAACCCTGCAGCTAACCGAAAATATTTACGAAGCGACAAGAAATGTTTTAAAGCTTTCAAAAGCCGAAAAAATTTCGACCATCGAGGCAGCGAACAAAATAGCAGAAAAACGTATTGCGGATATTAAAAAAGTAAAATCAACCTATTAA
- a CDS encoding right-handed parallel beta-helix repeat-containing protein produces MRKITAVLGLFCLILSFSCKKDGLDPITPVQQTTSTGTISTDTTIIAAGSSVPNGASTGTKTTTGPTTGGSATTKTSTPTGAVSATSGSATVKATTPASGGTTGTTPTTPPTTTTPPPATTATPTMMTGIYADGVHDDTQALQKYLNVGDVTLAPGKTYNVTGLRVTYDFDLNGSTIHMTRTSGTGISLVTNGATVTNGSVTGIWSSSALGNPNGVQGMAIYADNVSISNVTVSSFPSYGIVVVGAHNNPSVTNCTITSNGYIGFYFDAETANTSGGVFSNNLVDQSMLPAATISESGAAIRGSSSNGITTSNWTITGNTFKMPVKPTNWSAEGIEVRYMTNSVISNNTFIAGSIGCSVVRSSGITVSANQFSGSDAEALEFADCKLCSTKSNVITSAFNIGILLDGSGGSSDITLNSDVISGTGSDCIEAYKGCLNVTVTNCTLTAAKSGKAINLMATSGVKIQNSVFIGNSVASMAVMLDTCPGNFSMTGGSVTNFKSCVITIYSNQSGLVTNNVIMSGVTVSGVPTALAKVVGNGASVGSNVVVSL; encoded by the coding sequence ATGAGGAAGATTACAGCGGTTTTGGGACTTTTTTGTTTGATACTATCTTTCTCCTGTAAGAAAGACGGGCTTGATCCGATCACTCCGGTACAGCAAACAACATCTACAGGCACAATCAGCACCGATACTACAATAATTGCAGCGGGCAGCTCAGTACCTAACGGCGCGTCGACCGGAACTAAGACAACAACTGGCCCAACAACTGGCGGCAGTGCTACCACTAAAACATCAACACCCACAGGCGCAGTATCAGCAACCTCGGGCAGCGCGACTGTTAAAGCAACTACTCCTGCGTCGGGTGGTACAACCGGCACAACGCCGACGACCCCGCCCACAACAACAACCCCTCCGCCTGCAACCACTGCTACCCCAACTATGATGACAGGCATTTATGCCGATGGTGTTCATGATGATACCCAGGCGTTGCAGAAATACCTGAATGTGGGCGATGTAACACTGGCGCCTGGCAAAACATACAATGTAACAGGCCTGCGGGTAACGTACGACTTTGATTTAAACGGGTCGACTATCCACATGACCCGCACATCCGGCACAGGGATATCTCTTGTAACAAACGGTGCCACCGTAACAAACGGCAGTGTAACAGGCATATGGAGCAGTTCGGCCTTAGGAAACCCAAATGGGGTTCAGGGCATGGCCATATATGCTGATAATGTTTCCATATCCAACGTAACGGTATCATCATTTCCTTCATACGGAATAGTGGTGGTGGGCGCACATAACAATCCTTCAGTTACTAATTGCACCATCACCAGCAATGGTTACATCGGATTTTATTTTGACGCTGAAACCGCAAATACTTCAGGCGGCGTCTTCAGTAATAATTTAGTTGATCAAAGTATGTTGCCAGCTGCTACAATCTCAGAATCGGGTGCCGCTATCAGAGGCAGTTCAAGTAATGGCATTACTACCAGCAACTGGACCATTACGGGTAATACATTTAAAATGCCGGTAAAACCAACAAATTGGAGCGCTGAAGGAATAGAAGTTCGTTATATGACAAATAGTGTGATAAGCAACAACACATTCATAGCGGGTTCAATTGGTTGCAGCGTAGTGCGGTCATCAGGAATAACTGTATCGGCTAATCAATTTAGCGGGTCAGACGCTGAAGCCCTGGAATTTGCTGACTGCAAATTATGTTCAACTAAAAGCAATGTAATTACAAGTGCCTTCAATATCGGTATACTTTTAGACGGCAGCGGCGGTTCCAGCGATATCACGCTCAACAGTGACGTTATTTCCGGTACGGGGTCTGATTGTATAGAGGCCTATAAGGGCTGCCTGAATGTGACCGTTACCAACTGTACTTTAACAGCAGCCAAAAGTGGTAAAGCGATCAATTTGATGGCCACCAGCGGGGTGAAGATTCAAAATTCGGTTTTTATCGGAAACAGTGTCGCTTCTATGGCTGTAATGCTGGATACCTGCCCGGGCAATTTCAGCATGACCGGCGGTTCGGTAACTAATTTTAAATCGTGCGTAATAACCATATATAGCAATCAAAGCGGCCTTGTGACGAATAATGTAATTATGTCAGGGGTTACTGTTAGCGGCGTTCCAACTGCCTTGGCTAAGGTTGTCGGTAATGGTGCGTCAGTGGGTTCAAACGTCGTAGTGTCGTTATAA
- a CDS encoding right-handed parallel beta-helix repeat-containing protein, giving the protein MQERQCNPDVTTADSTAFKTDAMLSNASTTDDTYTLQNQLNAGNVTLVAGRTYNVSSLRVSHALNMNGATIYVTAKYGYPIRMTGYGASITNGTIKGSWTTSQAADANGAAGLYIAADNCSVSKVTVASFPSYGILVAAVNKPSVTYCLIKNTGYLGFYFDAETKYTSGGVFSHNTVDRSAIPASAINESGVAIRGSSNNPNIVTSGWSIIGNVIKMPYRPSNWNAEGMEVRYMTNSTISVNTFTNGSIGCSIVRCSGITASWNQFSGSTEEGLEFADTKSSSSQNNTITSSGGVGILVDGSSGCNGITLTGDKISGTVEECIHAYYNTYNLVVNGATLTAGPNTKAINLQKTNQVKIQNTIFRGSGVANAAIMLDNCPGNLAMTGGAVNGFKQAVICIYNSTSGLTTNNVSMNGVTISAVPRALITVLESGSYLGANVAVKL; this is encoded by the coding sequence GTGCAAGAAAGACAATGTAACCCCGATGTTACGACCGCCGATTCAACGGCTTTTAAAACCGACGCGATGCTAAGCAACGCAAGTACTACTGATGACACTTATACCCTGCAAAACCAATTGAATGCAGGTAATGTTACCCTTGTTGCCGGGAGAACTTACAATGTCAGTTCGCTTCGGGTTTCGCATGCCTTAAATATGAACGGCGCCACTATTTACGTGACGGCTAAGTATGGTTATCCGATCCGCATGACGGGTTATGGCGCCAGTATAACCAATGGTACTATCAAAGGGAGCTGGACAACATCGCAGGCGGCAGATGCCAACGGCGCAGCCGGTTTATACATTGCGGCAGATAATTGCTCGGTTTCAAAAGTAACTGTTGCATCATTTCCGTCCTATGGTATATTAGTGGCAGCCGTTAACAAGCCGTCGGTAACCTATTGCCTTATCAAGAATACAGGGTATTTAGGGTTTTATTTTGATGCCGAAACTAAATACACCTCTGGCGGGGTTTTTAGTCATAATACGGTCGACCGCAGCGCAATACCTGCTTCGGCGATCAATGAATCCGGCGTTGCGATCCGTGGAAGCTCAAACAATCCAAATATCGTAACTTCCGGCTGGTCAATTATCGGTAACGTTATAAAAATGCCGTACAGGCCCTCAAATTGGAATGCTGAAGGCATGGAAGTGCGGTACATGACAAATAGTACCATCAGTGTCAATACTTTCACAAACGGGTCAATTGGTTGCAGTATAGTAAGATGCTCGGGTATTACAGCGTCGTGGAACCAGTTTAGCGGCTCAACCGAAGAAGGCCTTGAATTTGCCGACACGAAATCAAGTTCATCGCAAAATAATACCATTACAAGTTCGGGCGGTGTTGGTATACTGGTCGACGGAAGTTCGGGCTGCAACGGGATAACTTTAACCGGCGACAAGATATCGGGCACTGTTGAAGAATGTATACATGCTTATTACAATACCTATAACCTTGTTGTTAACGGTGCTACTTTAACAGCAGGCCCAAACACTAAAGCCATTAACCTTCAAAAAACCAACCAGGTTAAGATCCAGAATACTATTTTCCGTGGAAGTGGGGTAGCGAATGCAGCTATCATGCTTGATAACTGCCCCGGTAACCTGGCGATGACAGGCGGTGCTGTAAATGGATTTAAGCAGGCTGTGATATGCATCTATAATTCAACATCAGGCCTGACTACCAACAATGTCAGCATGAACGGTGTCACAATATCCGCGGTGCCCAGGGCCCTGATCACCGTGCTGGAATCCGGCAGCTATCTCGGCGCTAACGTAGCGGTGAAACTTTAA
- a CDS encoding ABC transporter ATP-binding protein: MRSLAYLNKFLYKYRWRLIPGVLFVIISNIFGVLPAKVIGMAFDLVRENISVYQLFSGFDRQSMIYSIFGYSLLLFGVLVLVLALLRGLFLFFMRQTIIVMSRHIEYDLKNEIYDHYQKLSLAFYRRHNTGDLMNRATEDVSRVRMYLGPGIMYTVNTVILFIMAIAIMLTVNVRLAVFSILPLPILAVTIYYVNNIINFRSEKIQQRLSALSSFVQENFSGIRVIKSYVRENSVRESFVHESENYKTHSMALVKVQALFYPTMLLLVGLSNVIVMYVGGVEVMKGNITPGNIAEFIVYLNMLTFPVMALGWVTSLVQRAAASQKRINEFLHEQPEIESPKVAPHVVKGRIHFNNVSFTYPDTGIKALKNVTFTAQPGEMIAIIGRTGSGKSTIANLIMRMYDCTGGQIDIDHTQVQQLNLDSYRSQIGFVPQEVFLFSDTIANNIAFSADNLDMLKIEQAARDAAVYNNIMELEKGFETLIGERGVTLSGGQKQRVSIARAIMKHPQILIFDDCLSAVDTRTEEEILRNLGGIMQGKTSIIIAHRISTIKNADKILVMDNGEIAEHGTHDELMERRQIYFELYEKQLLEEEENA, from the coding sequence ATGAGAAGTCTTGCATATCTTAATAAGTTTCTTTACAAATACCGCTGGCGGCTTATACCAGGCGTCCTATTTGTTATCATATCCAATATTTTTGGCGTACTGCCCGCCAAGGTGATCGGGATGGCCTTTGATCTTGTTCGCGAAAATATATCAGTTTACCAGCTTTTCTCCGGCTTCGACAGGCAATCTATGATCTACAGTATTTTTGGTTATAGTTTGCTGCTCTTCGGCGTGCTGGTGCTGGTGCTGGCCCTGCTCAGGGGCCTGTTCCTGTTCTTCATGAGGCAAACTATTATCGTAATGTCCCGGCACATCGAGTATGATCTGAAAAACGAGATATACGATCATTACCAGAAGCTTTCGCTTGCATTTTACCGCCGCCATAACACAGGCGACCTGATGAACCGGGCGACCGAGGACGTAAGCCGGGTGCGCATGTACCTGGGTCCGGGCATCATGTATACTGTTAATACGGTTATATTATTTATCATGGCTATCGCCATCATGCTTACGGTCAATGTGCGATTGGCTGTATTTTCCATACTTCCCCTCCCCATCCTTGCAGTGACCATTTATTATGTAAATAACATTATCAACTTCCGCAGCGAAAAAATACAACAGCGGCTGTCGGCCCTATCAAGTTTTGTACAGGAGAATTTTTCGGGCATCAGGGTGATCAAGTCCTATGTGCGCGAAAATTCAGTGCGGGAAAGCTTTGTGCATGAAAGCGAAAATTATAAAACACATTCCATGGCGCTGGTTAAGGTCCAGGCGCTTTTTTACCCTACCATGCTTTTGCTGGTTGGCCTCAGCAACGTTATAGTGATGTACGTGGGTGGTGTGGAGGTGATGAAAGGTAACATCACGCCTGGTAATATTGCTGAATTTATCGTTTACCTTAATATGCTTACCTTCCCGGTAATGGCGCTGGGTTGGGTCACTTCGCTGGTTCAGCGGGCCGCTGCCTCGCAAAAAAGAATAAACGAGTTCCTGCACGAACAACCTGAGATCGAATCGCCAAAGGTTGCCCCGCATGTTGTGAAAGGCCGCATCCATTTCAATAATGTCTCATTTACCTACCCGGATACGGGCATAAAAGCACTAAAAAATGTAACGTTTACCGCCCAGCCGGGCGAGATGATAGCCATAATCGGCCGAACGGGATCGGGGAAATCAACCATTGCCAATCTTATCATGCGGATGTACGATTGTACAGGCGGGCAGATCGATATAGACCACACACAGGTTCAACAATTGAACCTGGACAGCTACCGTTCGCAAATTGGCTTTGTACCGCAGGAGGTTTTCCTTTTTTCGGACACGATCGCGAATAACATCGCTTTCAGCGCTGATAACCTTGATATGCTCAAAATTGAGCAGGCGGCACGGGATGCAGCCGTGTACAACAATATCATGGAGCTTGAAAAGGGTTTTGAAACGTTGATAGGCGAACGCGGGGTTACCTTGTCGGGCGGACAAAAGCAGCGGGTTTCGATAGCGAGGGCTATTATGAAACATCCCCAGATACTGATATTTGATGATTGCCTTTCCGCAGTAGATACGCGCACCGAGGAGGAAATATTACGCAACCTGGGTGGCATTATGCAGGGGAAAACAAGCATTATTATAGCACACCGTATCTCGACCATTAAAAACGCGGATAAAATTTTAGTGATGGATAATGGTGAAATAGCCGAACACGGCACCCACGATGAGCTAATGGAGCGCAGGCAGATTTATTTTGAGTTATACGAAAAACAGCTGCTGGAAGAGGAAGAAAATGCCTGA
- a CDS encoding DUF3276 family protein translates to MGDFDNREREEVFSKKVRAGKRTYFFDVKATRSNDYYITITESKKRLEDGVFIKHKIFLYKEDFEKFAEGLKDTVEYIKANQEVVEKRYEFSETPEVAKTVDEDDFSFDI, encoded by the coding sequence ATGGGTGATTTTGACAACAGAGAACGTGAAGAGGTTTTTTCGAAAAAGGTTAGGGCTGGGAAGCGGACTTATTTTTTTGATGTAAAGGCGACACGATCAAACGATTATTATATTACCATAACCGAGAGCAAAAAGCGCCTGGAAGATGGGGTATTTATTAAACACAAGATCTTCCTGTACAAAGAAGACTTTGAAAAATTTGCCGAAGGTTTGAAAGACACGGTGGAATATATCAAAGCCAACCAGGAAGTAGTGGAAAAAAGGTATGAGTTCAGCGAAACTCCCGAAGTTGCCAAAACCGTTGATGAGGACGATTTTTCGTTCGATATTTAA
- the mgtE gene encoding magnesium transporter has protein sequence MEEMVEQIELLLEHSDQEALREYLNNLNISDVEVLIGEFPEHGPLFIDLLIINRAVNVFRILDFPTQERILKKVSAAKVRELIYELPPDDRTALFSEMHGDTVKVLIQQLPADDRKEALRLLGYNEDSVGRLMTPDYITVKKTWNMERVFAHIRKYGKDSETIDVVYVIDSNGVLIDDIRIREILLADPDTKVSELMDSRLIALNVNDPQEEAINVFRMNNRTALPVTDDADILLGIVTVDDILWIANEEYTEDIQKIGGTEALDEPYLDINLFRLVKKRIGWLIILFLSEMLTTTAMQSYGGELEAVTMLAFFIPLIISSGGNSGSQASTLIIQAMALGEVKLADWWRVMRREILSGLMLGVILGIIGFLRVSAWTTFSNVYGTHWLLMAFTVCFALIGVVLWGSLAGSMLPLLLKKLGFDPATSSAPFVATLVDVTGLMIYFNIAMLIFGSLMHTK, from the coding sequence ATGGAAGAAATGGTTGAACAGATAGAACTATTACTGGAGCACAGCGATCAGGAAGCTCTCCGGGAATATTTAAACAACCTTAACATATCAGACGTCGAAGTTCTGATAGGTGAATTTCCCGAACATGGCCCTTTATTTATAGACCTGCTTATTATCAACCGCGCGGTTAACGTTTTTCGCATACTCGATTTTCCAACCCAGGAAAGAATATTAAAGAAAGTTTCGGCCGCCAAAGTGCGCGAACTGATCTACGAGTTGCCTCCCGATGATCGTACCGCATTGTTCAGCGAAATGCATGGTGACACCGTAAAGGTACTGATACAGCAATTGCCAGCCGATGACCGCAAAGAAGCCTTACGTTTACTGGGTTATAACGAAGATAGCGTGGGCAGGCTGATGACGCCCGACTACATTACTGTTAAGAAAACCTGGAATATGGAACGGGTTTTCGCCCATATACGCAAATACGGCAAGGATTCTGAAACCATTGATGTAGTTTATGTAATAGATAGTAACGGTGTGCTGATAGACGATATCCGTATCCGCGAGATATTGTTGGCCGACCCCGATACGAAAGTGAGCGAGCTTATGGATAGCCGGCTGATCGCGTTAAATGTGAACGATCCGCAGGAGGAGGCCATAAACGTGTTCAGAATGAATAACCGGACAGCTTTACCGGTTACCGACGATGCGGACATCCTTTTAGGTATCGTAACGGTCGACGACATCCTTTGGATAGCCAATGAAGAATACACCGAAGACATTCAAAAGATAGGTGGTACCGAAGCGTTGGATGAGCCTTACCTCGACATCAATTTATTCAGGCTCGTAAAAAAACGCATAGGCTGGCTGATCATTCTTTTCTTGAGCGAAATGCTGACCACCACCGCGATGCAATCATACGGCGGGGAACTGGAGGCTGTAACCATGCTGGCATTCTTTATCCCGCTGATCATCTCCAGTGGTGGGAACAGCGGCTCGCAGGCTTCAACCTTAATCATCCAGGCTATGGCGTTGGGAGAAGTGAAGCTTGCCGACTGGTGGAGGGTGATGCGCCGCGAGATACTTTCGGGCCTTATGCTGGGCGTTATATTGGGAATTATCGGATTTTTACGCGTATCTGCCTGGACAACATTCAGTAACGTTTATGGCACACACTGGTTGCTTATGGCTTTTACTGTATGTTTTGCATTGATAGGGGTGGTGCTATGGGGTTCGCTGGCAGGCTCCATGCTGCCTTTGCTGCTCAAAAAACTTGGTTTCGACCCCGCCACATCGTCGGCGCCGTTTGTGGCTACATTGGTGGATGTAACAGGACTCATGATCTATTTTAACATCGCTATGCTGATATTCGGTTCGCTGATGCATACCAAATAA
- the ychF gene encoding redox-regulated ATPase YchF has protein sequence MGLQCGIVGLPNVGKSTLFNCLSNAKAQAANFPFCTIEPNVGVITVPDERLTKLVEIVEPKNTVPNTIEIVDIAGLVKGASKGEGLGNQFLANIRATNAIIHVLRCFDNDNVIHVDGSVNPIRDKEIIDTELQLKDLDSIEKKINKIEKMAKTGGDKEVKKAFDVLTIYRNHLLAGKSARTAPVAEEDKEYIQDIWLLTAKPVLYACNVDEGSVNTGNAYVEKVKAAVKEENAEVLIISAQIESEIAQLETYEERQMFLDDLGLAESGVNKLIKAAYRLLNLATYFTAGVQEVRAWTITQGFTAPQAAGVIHTDFEKGFIRAEVIKYEDFVKYNGSEAAIKEAGKLAIEGKTYIVQDGDIMHFRFNV, from the coding sequence ATGGGACTTCAATGCGGGATAGTAGGATTGCCAAATGTGGGTAAATCGACACTTTTTAATTGCTTATCAAATGCCAAGGCGCAGGCGGCTAATTTTCCGTTCTGTACCATCGAGCCCAACGTTGGGGTAATTACCGTGCCTGATGAGCGCCTCACCAAGCTGGTGGAGATAGTTGAGCCCAAAAATACCGTTCCTAATACTATCGAGATCGTAGATATAGCCGGCCTTGTAAAAGGCGCAAGCAAAGGTGAAGGGTTGGGCAACCAGTTTTTGGCCAACATCAGGGCCACCAACGCTATTATCCACGTGCTGCGTTGTTTTGATAATGATAATGTGATCCACGTGGATGGCTCAGTAAATCCTATCCGCGATAAAGAGATCATCGACACCGAATTGCAGTTAAAAGACCTGGATTCGATCGAAAAGAAGATCAACAAGATAGAGAAAATGGCCAAGACAGGCGGCGATAAGGAGGTTAAGAAAGCTTTTGACGTGCTTACCATTTATAGAAATCACTTGCTAGCCGGCAAATCCGCACGTACTGCCCCGGTGGCCGAAGAAGACAAGGAGTATATACAAGATATCTGGCTGCTGACAGCAAAGCCCGTACTTTACGCGTGTAACGTAGATGAAGGCTCGGTAAATACCGGGAATGCTTATGTAGAAAAAGTAAAAGCTGCTGTAAAAGAAGAAAATGCCGAGGTGCTGATCATTTCGGCACAGATAGAATCTGAGATTGCGCAACTGGAAACCTACGAGGAACGCCAGATGTTTTTGGACGACCTGGGCCTGGCCGAATCTGGTGTGAACAAGCTTATCAAAGCTGCTTACAGGCTGCTTAACCTGGCGACTTATTTTACAGCCGGCGTGCAGGAAGTGCGTGCATGGACTATCACCCAGGGCTTTACCGCTCCGCAGGCTGCCGGCGTTATCCATACCGATTTCGAAAAAGGGTTTATTCGCGCCGAAGTGATCAAGTACGAGGACTTTGTAAAGTATAATGGCTCCGAAGCCGCTATTAAGGAAGCGGGCAAACTGGCCATTGAAGGGAAAACCTATATTGTGCAGGATGGTGATATTATGCACTTCAGGTTTAACGTTTAA
- a CDS encoding xylulokinase, whose translation MLLLGIDIGTSSIKVSVVDPVTQVAIASAQYPDEESPILAPQAGWAEQLPDMWWLQVQQAIQICNKSGKYDPKDISAIGIAYQMHGLVLVNKDQQILRNSIIWCDSRAVEIGSKAFEAIGEKKCLERLLNSPGNFTASKLAWVKQNEPDVYDQVDKIMLPGDFIAMRLTGAITTSESALSEGIFFDFKESQLSKDVIKYFGFDTSFFPAVQPVFSNHGELLPAVAKTLGLKAGIPVAYKAGDQPNNALSLNVLNPGEVAATAGTSGVIYGVSDKLAYDPQSRVNTFAHVNYTDKQKRLGVLLCINGTGRLYSWVKTLFGPSVSYAQMNEKAAQSPSGSYGLRILPFGNGVERMLNNKPVGAHFHNIDLNIHSKEHIMRAVQEGIACAFRYGLDIMRGNGMNPSVIRAGKANLFLSDLFAEIFVNATGVPVELYKNDGSTGAALGAGIGSKIFASPAEAFSKMEKIKVIEPASNNKFEPVYQDWKNLLSEHLKINQ comes from the coding sequence ATGCTGCTGTTAGGTATCGATATTGGCACTTCATCCATCAAAGTTTCGGTGGTCGATCCGGTAACGCAGGTAGCCATAGCTTCAGCCCAATACCCTGACGAGGAAAGCCCAATCCTTGCCCCGCAAGCCGGCTGGGCCGAACAATTGCCGGATATGTGGTGGCTGCAGGTACAACAAGCTATTCAAATTTGCAATAAAAGCGGCAAGTATGATCCTAAGGACATTTCTGCCATTGGTATCGCTTATCAAATGCATGGTCTTGTGCTGGTAAACAAAGATCAGCAGATATTAAGAAACAGCATCATCTGGTGCGACAGCCGCGCTGTGGAAATAGGTAGCAAAGCCTTTGAAGCTATTGGTGAAAAGAAATGCCTTGAACGGCTGCTTAATTCGCCGGGCAACTTTACGGCATCCAAACTGGCCTGGGTAAAGCAAAATGAACCGGATGTGTATGACCAGGTAGATAAGATCATGCTTCCGGGCGATTTTATTGCCATGCGGCTGACCGGAGCAATAACTACATCCGAATCTGCCCTGTCCGAAGGTATATTTTTTGATTTTAAAGAAAGTCAACTGTCGAAAGACGTCATCAAATATTTCGGTTTCGACACTTCTTTTTTCCCTGCCGTTCAGCCTGTTTTTTCTAATCATGGTGAATTATTACCTGCCGTAGCAAAAACATTGGGCCTGAAAGCAGGCATACCTGTGGCCTATAAAGCAGGCGATCAGCCCAACAACGCCTTATCACTCAATGTGCTTAACCCGGGCGAGGTAGCCGCAACCGCCGGGACTTCAGGCGTCATTTATGGCGTAAGTGATAAGCTGGCATACGATCCGCAGTCGCGGGTGAACACATTCGCTCATGTGAACTATACCGATAAACAAAAACGGCTGGGCGTATTGCTTTGTATTAATGGCACGGGAAGGCTATATAGCTGGGTCAAAACACTGTTTGGCCCGTCTGTCAGTTACGCCCAAATGAATGAGAAGGCGGCGCAATCCCCTTCGGGAAGTTACGGGCTGAGAATATTACCTTTTGGCAATGGCGTGGAACGGATGTTGAACAACAAACCTGTTGGCGCTCATTTTCATAATATCGACCTGAACATACATAGTAAAGAGCATATTATGCGGGCGGTGCAGGAGGGTATTGCCTGCGCATTCCGTTACGGGCTGGATATTATGCGTGGGAATGGCATGAACCCATCGGTTATTCGCGCCGGCAAGGCTAACCTTTTCCTGAGCGATCTTTTTGCTGAAATATTTGTTAATGCCACCGGGGTACCCGTGGAGTTGTATAAAAACGATGGCAGCACAGGGGCAGCGCTTGGCGCGGGTATCGGATCGAAAATATTTGCGTCGCCCGCCGAGGCTTTCAGCAAAATGGAAAAGATCAAAGTAATTGAACCGGCATCAAACAACAAGTTTGAACCGGTTTACCAGGACTGGAAAAACCTGCTATCGGAACACCTTAAAATCAATCAATAG